The window ACGGCTTCGAACCGGCGGTCGAAGGGGACGAGCTGAACAACGCGGGCTTCTGCTTCTTCACCGACCCGGACGGAAACGGCTGGGCGGTACAGCAGATCACCGCCCGCCCCTGACGCCTGCCCGGGGTCGGCCTGCCACTGGCCGACCCCGGAATGGGCTGGTCAGCGGGTGACGTCGAAGACCATCTTCTGGATTCCGTTGGAGTAGGACTCGCTCTCGACGAGCTTGAGGTTCTGCTTGTCCTTGTCGGTGGCGCTGAACAGCCGCTTGCCCGCGCCGAGCAGGACCGGGAAGACCAGCAGGTTGTACCGGTCGATCAGGCCCGCGTCGGACAGGGACCGGTTCAGGGCGGCGCTGCCGTGGACGATGATCGCTCCACCCTCGGTCTCCTTGAGCGCGGCGACGTCGTCGAGCGAACGGAGGATGGTGGTCTCGCCCCAGTTGGACACCAGGTCCTCCTCCTTGAGCGTGGTCGACACGACGTACTTCGGCATCGCGTTGTAGCCCGCGAACTCCTCGGTCATCGTCGGCCACACCGGCGAGAACGCCTGGTAGCTGACCCGGCCCATCATCATGGCCGACGCCTCGCCCTGCTCACGGCCCTTGAGCTCGTACGCGGCCTCGTCGAACTCGATGTCGTTGAAGGTCCAGCCCGTGTTGCGGTAGTCCGCTTCGCCGCCGGGTGCCTCGATGACACCGTCGAGCGAGACGAAAGCGGTGGTGATCAGGGTGCGCATTGGTAGCTCCTTGGTTGTTCTGCTGGGCTCTCATCAGTACGACGAGCGGGGGTGCGCCGAATCGACACCTCGCGCGGAAATTTCTGACGCGTTGATTTTGCCCCGGTCAGGCCAGGGAGTCCTGCCAGGCGGTGTGGAGGTCCGCGAACTGACCGGTACTGGCGATCAGGTCCGCCGGAGAGCCGTCCTCCACGATGCGTCCATCGGCCACCACGAGCACCCGGTCGGCGATCAGGACCGTCGACAGGCGGTGGGCGATGATCAGGGCCGTGCGGTCCTTGAGCACCGACTCCAACGCCGTCTGCACCGCCCGTTCCGTGGGCACGTCCAAGCTCGAAGTCGCCTCATCCAGCACCAACACCGCCGGGTCCGCGAGGAAGGCGCGCGAGAAGGCGACCATCTGGCGTTGGCCCGCCGACAGCCTGCCGCCCCGCTTGCGCACGTCGGTGTCGTAGCCCTCGGGCAACGCCTCGATGAACGTGTGGGCGCCCACCGCTTGGGCGGCCGCTTCGATCTCCGGGCGGGAGGCGTCCGGTCGGCCCAGGGCGATGTTGTCCGCGACGGAGCCCGCGAACAGGAAGTTCTCCTGGGTCACCATCACCACCGACCGGCGAAGATCCACATCGGAGACCGCCCGCAAGTCGGTCCCATCCAGCAGCACCGCGCCGGATGACGGGTCGTAGAAGCGGGCGACGAGCTTGGCCACCGTGGACTTGCCCGCGCCGGTCGCGCCCACCAGGGCCACCGTCTGGCCCGCCGGGATGGTCAGGTCGAACTTCGGCAGGACCACCGGACCCGTCGCGGAGTAGCGGAACTCCACCTGGGCGAACTCCACCGACCGTCCGCCCGCGTGGGGCGGCAGGCTGACCGGGTCCTTCGGATCCAGGACGTCGGGCTCCTCCTCCAGCAGGCCGGATATCTTCTCCAGCGCGGCTGTCGCCGAGGTGTAGGAGTTGGCGACCATGGCCAGGTCGTCCAGCGGGTCGTAGAACCGGCGCAGGTACAGGGTGAACGCCGTGAGGACACCCAGTTCCAGCCCGCCGTTGGCGACCCGGTAGGCGCCGATCGCCAGAATCACGGCCAGCGACAGGTTGCCCACCAGCCGAACCGTCATGGTGAACCGCGCGACCACGTTGAGCGCCTTGCTGTTCGCGCCGCGGAAGCTCTCGTTCAGGTCGTCCATGATGGACTCGTTGCGCGACTCGCGGCGGAACGCCTGGACGGCGCGCATGCCGTTCATGGTCTCGACGAACTGGACGATGATCTTCGCGATCGCCCCGCGGGTGTCGCGGTAGGCCTGGCCCGAGTTGCGGTAGAACCACCGGGTCACCAGCAGCAGCGGGATGAAACCGGCGAGCACCAGCAGGGCCATCGGGGTGTCCAGCACCAGCAGCAGCACCGCGATACCCACGACGGACAGGATGGCGGACAACAGGTCGTCGAGACCGTCCTCCAACAGGTCGTCGAGGGAATCCAGGTCGCTGGTGAGCCTGGAGATCACCTTCCCGGACGTGTAGGACTCGTGGAACGACAGCGAAAGCCGTTGCGAGTGCCGGAAAACGCGCATCCGCAGGTCCAGCAGCACGTCCTCGCCGATCCGTCCGGACAGCCGGAGGAACAGGTACCGCAGCCCGGCCGAACCGACGCTGGTCATGACGTACGCCGCCACGCACCACGCCATCACCGAGGGGTCGCCGTCGATCGCGGCGGGGATGCCCGAGTCGATGGCGATCGCGATGATCAGCGGGCCGGCCAGAGTCGCGGCGTTGTCGGCCACGACGAACAGCAGGGCGAGCAGCGCCTGACCCAGGTGCGGGCGGATCAGCGAGCCCAGCAGCCTGCGGGAGCGCGCCTTCAGCTTGAGGCTCGTCGCGTATGCGACTTCCTCGGTGTCCTCGGCGGCGACCCCGCGCCAGGCCTCGGCCTCGCGCGGGCTCTCCACGCTGCCTTTGGCGTGGTCGGCGGCGTCCTGCGGCGCGCTCACGTGCTCACCTCCTCACGGTCCATAGTGGACAGAAGTGCTCGGTAGTCTTCGTTGTTCGCCAACAGGTCCGAGTGCTCGCCCACGGCGACAATGCGTCCGCCGTCGAGCATCGCGACCCGGTCGGCCAGCTGCACCGTGCTCGGGCGGTGGGCCACGACCAGCGCGGTCACGTCCTTGAGGACACTGCGGAGCGCGTGTTCGACCTCGGCCTCGGTGTGCACGTCGAGCGCGGACAGCGGGTCGTCGAGCACGAGGACCTGCGGCCCGCCGACGACCGCGCGGGCGAGCGCGAGCCGTTGGCGCTGGCCGCCGGACAGCGACAGGCCCTGCTCGCCGATCCGCGTGTCCAGCCCCCAGGGCAGGTTGTCGACGAACTCCTCCGCCTGCGCGATCCGCAGGGCCTCGCGGACCTGCGCGTCGGTCACGTCCTCCGCGCCGAGCGCCACGTTCTCCCGGACGCTCGCGGAGAACAGCACCGGCTCCTCGAACGCCGTCGCGACCGCGGTGCGCAGGTCGTCGAGCGTCAGGTCCCGCACGTCCACGCCGTCGATCGTGACCCGCCCGGCCGTCACGTCGGCCAGTCGCGGCACCAGCGCGGTGAGCGTCGTCTTGCCCGAGCCGGTCGACCCGACCAGCGCGATCGTCTCGCCCGGGCGCACGTCGAGGTCGATCCCGCGCAGGGTGTCCCGCTCGGCGCCCGGGTACCGGAAGTGGACGCCCTCGAACCGGAGGCTGCCCACACCGGCCGCGGGCAGCCGCTTCGGCTCGGCCGGATCGGTCACGGTGATCTCGGCGTCGCGGACCTCCCAGTACCGCTCACACGCCGTCGCCGCGTCGTTGGTCTCCGCCAGCAGCCACCCGATCGAGTCGGTCGGCCAGCGCAGGTACGTCGCCACCGTGATGCCCGCCACCAGGGTGCCAACCGTCATCGACCCCTCGACGACGCCGGTCGCACCGAACAGCAGCATGGCGCCGATCCCCAGCTCGGGCAGCATGATGATCGCCGCCCAGAGGATCGCCAGGACCCGGATCTTGTGCAGCTCCGTCTTGCGCAGCTCCTTCGCCTCCGCGGCGAACCGCTCCGCCAGGTGCCTGCCGCGCCCGAAGGCCTTCAGCACCCGGATGCCCAGGACGGACTCCTCGACGGTTGTCGCCAAATCGCCGGCTTGGTCCTGCGAACGCCGCGACAGGACGGAGTACTTCGACTCGTACTGCGTCGAGATCAGCACCAGCGGTGCGGTGCAGATCAGCGTGATGAGTCCGAGCGTGGGGGACAGGACGAACAGCACCGTCAGCCCTGCCAGCAGCGTCAGGGTGTTGACCACCAGGAACACCACCCCGAACGCGATGTACCGACGCAGCGTCGACAGGTCCGACACCGCCCGGGACAGCAGCTGCCCGGACTGCCACCGGTCGTGGAACGCGATCGGCAGCCGCTGCAGGTGCTGGTAGAGGTCCATCCGCAACTGGGCCTCGACCTGCGTGCTCGGCCGCACGATCAGCTTGCGGCGCACGTAGAACAGGATCGCCTCGGTGGTCCCGAGCGCCGCCACCGCGAGCACCAGCCAAGGCAGCGCAGCGGTGTCCCGGGCGGCGACCGGGCCGTCCAGGATGCGCAGGATGACCAGCGGAATGGTGAGCCCGCAGACCATCGAGCCGAGCACGGCCACCCCGGAGCCGATCATCCGACCGCGGACCGGTCGCAGGTACGGCACGAGTCTGAGCAGCACCCAGACCCGCGTGCCGTGCCGTTCGGTGTCCATGAGGCCCCCTGTCGCCTCGATCGACGGTAGCCACGGAGCGTGTCCGGGTCATCTGAATTACGAGGGTGGTCCCTCCAGTGCGGTAGAGGTCAAGGCGCGGTTTTGGCTCAGCGGCGGACGCGGTAGCGGAGGTGGGTGGCCTCCGGGGTGTCGATCGGCTGCACCTCGTCGAGCACCCCGGCCGCCGGCGCCCGCTGCCCGGTGTACGCGCCACGCACTCCCGCGGTCTCGGTCTTGCTTGCCCTGACATCTGTGCGACGAACGGCGCGTACCGGAAATCGACAGCCTCACACCGCGGATATCAAGCCGTCCTTTGTGGAGCGCGGCATGATGGAGGCATGACTCGATCGGAAGCCGTGCGCTTCCTGCGCACTGAGCCGAGCATGGCCTTCACCGAGGGCAGGCTGCTGGCGCTGCGTGACGGGGTGGTCTACGTCCTCGCCCCGGACGGGTGGGCCCGCCTGGGCCGGGAGCGGCCGTCGACGGCGGTGTGGATCGACCGGGAAGCCGCTGAGGACTGGTGCGAGTTGGAGGGCTGGGACCTACACCTACTCGACACCGTCCCTACTCCTGGCGCCTTCTAGCCCGGCAATCAATGCACCGCCGCCGGCGCAGGTAACTTGCGGGTCGTGGCGGTCATGGACGTTCGCAACAGTTCCAAGGGATGGCTCGTACTGTGGCTTGAACCATTGGGGGAGGATCGTTGGCTCAAGCCAGGCGAGGTCGTCCGGGTTCGTAGCGACTATGGCGGCGACGAGCCGGCCTTCTCGGTCGACTTCTGGGAGGACGATCGGGACCGGGACGCAGGGATTCAGAACATCAATGTCTGGATCGAGCAGGGTGACTGCTATGCGGAAGTCACCGATCACGCCGGCAACGTCGTCGAGTGCGGCCACCAGCGGCCCGAGGAAGTCGACAGGAAGTGGCGGGCCTCTCTCGGCGAGCTGCCGGAACAGACCTGACTGAGCTCCTACCGGCGTTCCCGAGCGATTCGCCAAAATGCGGAGAAGGCGGCCCCATAAGGGACCGCCTTCTCCGTCTGGTTCATCAGCCCCGGTTGGACCTGGTGCCGAGGAGGACGTCCTCCCACGACGGGACGATCGGCCGGGCCTTCTTGTTCGCCTTCGGCCGCCTGGGCGGTTCCGGCTTGCGGTCGGGCTCGTCGATCAGGGCGTTCTCCGGCTCCTCGCGGGGGGCGGGCTCTTGCTCGACGGACTCGGCCGGGGCCTGCTCCTCGACGATCTCGGCGGGAGCTTCCTCGACTGTGTCCACCAATTCCTCCACCTGCGGAGCGGGCTCCGGCGTCAGTTCGAAATCCTCCACCACGAAGTCCGCCGCGGGCGCCTCCGAGCCGTTGACCGCCGCGGGCAGTTCCGCGGGACGCTCAGCGGTGTCCAGGTTCATCGCCGCCTGGGCGAGCTGGGTGACCGGGCGGACCGTGCGCAGTGGGCGGTTCGGCTGGGGGTCGAGCAGGTCGCGGGCGTGGTCGTCGAGTGGGGTGACCGTGCCGCCGTGGGCACCTGGGTGAAACGACCAGTGGGCGCGGTTGAGCGACCTACCGGCCGTCCAGCTCAGCTGCACGACCCACTTGTTGTCCTCGCCGCGCCACGAGTCCCAGTTGGCGACCGCGTAGTCCTGGCCGCGCAAACCGAAGGAATGCGCGACGACCTCGCCGAGCGTCTGCACGTCCGGGCCGTCTTCACGGATCGGGTGCGCGCGCTGGGCGAGGTCGGCGGTGCGGGACCGCTCCAGTAAGACCGGGTAGGCGTAACGCTCGACCTTGTGAGTCGGGATGCCAGCCGCCTCGGCGACCTGCTCCACGGACTCTCCGGCACGGATACGGGTCTGGATCTCTCGTGGACGCATCTGGCTCTCCAGCTCGATTTCGATCTGGCCGAGTCGGGTGACGTCTCCTCGGGCGGCCGCACGCAGCCGCTCGTCCGCGGGAAGAGTGAAACGCTCGCCACGCGCCGAGTCTTCGCAGATGACGGTCTTGCCGTCATCTCCGAGCCCGACGACCCGCAGCGCGCGCATCGTGCACCTCCATACGATCTGAGCAGACTTCACTCGCCAGCGTCCCACGGTAGATCGGCGAGTCGCCTTGACGAACTAGGCGCGCCGTTACCCAAGGGATATCCCGAATGATCTTGCCGTATTCGAACGTGCGATGCACCAAGGTTGTGATCGTTCACCCGTTCGCGTATCTGGAGTTACCCGAGGCGCTCTACGACCCAGTCGATCGCGCCGGTGAGCAGGCTGACGTCGTCCGGTTCGATCGCCGGGAACATCGCCACGCGCAGCTGGTTGCGGCCGAGCTTGCGGTACGGCTCGACGTCGACGATGCCGTTGGCGCGCAGGACCTTCGCCACCTGGGCGGCGTCGACCGCGTCGGTGAAGTCGATCGTGCCGACGACCTGCGAGCGGTGCGCCGGGTCGGCGACGAACGGCGTGGTGAACTCGCCCTTCTCGGCCCAGCTGTACAGCCTGCTCGACGAGTCCTTGGTGCGCGCGACGGTCCACTCGAGGCCGCCGTTGCCCAGCATCCAGTCGATCTGCTCGGCCAGCAGGAACAGCGTCGAGATGGCCGGGGTGTTGTAGGTCTGGTCTTTGACCGAGTTGTCGACAGCGGTGGTGAGCGACAGGAACTCGGGGATCCAGCGGTCCGACGCGCCGATCTCCGCGACCCGGGCCAGCGCGGCCGGGCTCATCAGCGCCAGCCACAGGCCGCCGTCGGAGGCGAACGACTTCTGCGGGGCGAAGTAGTAGACGTCGAAGTCCTCGGCCTTGACCGGCAGGCCACCCGCGCCGGAGGTGGCGTCGATGGCGACCAGTGCGTCACCGGAACCCGCGGGACGCACGACCGGCATCTGCACGCCGGTGGAGGTCTCGTTGTGCGCCCAGCCGACCAGGTCGGTGCCCTCGGCGTAGGCGATCTCGGGCGCGGTGCCCGGCTCGGCCTTGACCACGACCGGCTCGCCCAGGAACGGCGCGCCCTTGGTCACGGCGGCGAACTTCGACGAGAACTCGCCATTGGTGAAGTGCTGCGAACGCTCACGGACCAGGCCGAACGCGGCCGCGTCCCAGAACGCGGTGGCGCCGCCGTTGCCCAGCACGACCTCGTAGCCCTCGGGCAGCGAGAACAGCTCACGCAGGCCGCTGCGGACCCGCCCGACCAGCGACTTGACCGGCTTCTGCCGGTGGGAGGTGCCGAGCAGCTTGGCGCCCTCGGTGGCCAGCGCGGCCACCTGCTCCGGGCGGACCTTCGAGGGTCCGCAGCCGAAGCGGCCGTCGGAGGGCAGCAGCTCTGCGGGCAGCACCAGCGTGCTCGGGTCGGCGGTCTGGGTCATCTCTTCGGCGCCTTTCGGTACTGCGACGACTGTGGGGACCCCGGCGACGGTGACGGGCTGACCCCAGTCTCGCACGACCGCTCAGGCCCGCCACACCGATGACCGGCAGGCGGGAAAGGCGCTGGTCGGACGAGGTGCGCCCCGCGTCCACCGTGGACGCGGGGCGCACCGTCGCCGCCTAGTACCAGTCGGTCCACGGGCCGGAGGACGGCGCGGTCTGCGCCCTGCAGTGATAGATGTAGTCCGGCCCCCAGGCACAGACCTCGATGCGCCCGTCCCACAAGATGTCGGCGTTGGGAGCGGTGATCAGGCGGCCCCCGAGGCCATGCCAGCCGCTCCAGCCGCCAGGTCCGCCTGCCTGCTGCCAGATGTGGTACATCTGGTCGCCGCCGCCGATGCCGAACACCTCGAGCGTGCAGTTGGTGTTCCGCGCGACGTCGACGCTGTACATCAGCCATCCGCCCAAGCTGGACCAGGACGACCACCCGCCCCCGGGGCTCACCTGGTACCGGTGGATGAGGTCTCCGGCGGGGGCGATCGTGAACTCCTCCCACCGGCCGTCGCAGTTCTGCATGCCGACGATCGTGCCCGCCGCGGTGGCGGTGGTGACGGACTCGGCGGGCGGCGGGGCCGCGCTCGCCGGTGTGGCGATGACGAGTGTCGTGAGCAGGCTTGCCCCCGCGGCCACTGCGACCCCGAAAGCCTTGAGACGTGTGGACAACAAGGTGTTCTCCCTCCCCGGAAACGACTCCGGGGCGGTCATGGCCCCGGCGCCGGGCCCGGTGTTCCGAGCCCCACGCCGAGGATGTCGATCACTTGTTGCCAAAAACTTGCCGGCTACTCGCGGGTGCGCCAGCCGGTCTCGTCGACGCCGCCGGGGATGGCGTCCGGGGTGCCGTACGGCTCCCGGGTGAACACGAAGGTGGCCAGGTCGAAGTGGCTGGGGGCGCCGTCGGCGTCGCGGTGCAGAACCAGGGTCTCGCCCGCGTAGTAGCCGTCGAGGCCGGTCCAGGTGTCGCGGCCCTCCGGGCGGAAGCGGGACTGCCTGCCGACGCCGGAGACCGGGGCCAGCCGCAGCCAGCCCTCGGGCAGCAGCCGCAGCAGGTACGGGGTCGGGCCCCAGTGCCACAGGCCGGTCAGGCTCAGCAGCTCCGGGTCGGCCTCGGCCATCGGCTCCCACTCGACGGGCAGCGCGGGCTCCAGCTCCTCGACCAGGTTGATCAGGTCGTGCGACAGGGCGACGACCGGCACGCCCCCGGTCGAGTTGGCCATGGTCAGCGCGCCCGTGCCCGTGCGCCAGTCGATGAGCGCGCTCGCCAGGAAGCCGGGCATGGAACCGCTGTGACCCGACAGGCGGCGACCGCCGATGCGCATCGCCTCGAAGCCGAGGCCGTAGCCCATGGTCCAGGCGTCGTTGTCGTCCACGTGGACCGGTGTGCGCATCTCCGCGACGGTGTCGGGGTGCAGCACGTCGCCGGTGTCGCCGCCGATGAAGCGGACCCAGCGGGCCAGGTCGTGCACCGTCGACCACAGCTGCCCGGCCGGGGCCATGGCGCCCGCGTCCGGGGTGGGCTCGTTGAGCAGGACGTCGGCGAAGGGGTGCACCGCCCAGCCGAGCGCGGCGGGCGCCTCCGGCTGCGGGGTGGTGCGGGTCATGCCGAGGGGAGCGAGGATCTCGGTCTCGAGCGCCTTGAGCCAGCTGGTTCCGCGCACGCGCGCGACCAGTTCACCGAGGACGCCGTAGCCGACGTTCGTGTAGTGGAACCGCGCGCCGGAGCGGTGGCGCAGCGCGTTCTGGGTGAGGCTGTTCTGCAGGGCCGTCCAGTCGTCGCCGACGGCGCGCTCCCACCACTGGCCGGGCGACTCCGAGGTCAGGCCCGCGGTGTGCGAGAGCAGCTGCGCGATGGTGACCTCGCCGAACGAGGTGCCCTGCAGGTGCTTGTCGAGCGGGTCGTTGAGGTCGAGCAGGCCCTCGTCGCGCAGCCGCATGACCAGGACCGCGATGAACGTCTTGGTGATCGACCCGATCCGGTACTGGGTGTCGTTGGTCGGCGCCTGGCCGTCGACCTTGCCCCGGGCCCCCGTCCAGACCACGACGCCGTCGCGGACGACCGCCGCGACCAGGGAGGGAGCGCGGCTCTCCGCCTGCGCCGTCGCGATCCGGCGGAGCAGGGCGAAGTCGGTTGTCTGCTGCAGCATGGAATGAATTGTGGGTCATAAATCAACCCAATAACCCCATGGAGATGGCCTTTGTTACCGCAGCGGTCCGATCCGACACACCAAGTTTATCGAACGATCGGACCAAATGGGTCTTTACAGTCGCCTCGCTAATGTGTAACGCCCGGCCGACGTCGGCATTGGTCATGCCCTGCCCGACCAGCGTGAGAACCTCCCGCTCCCGGGCGGAAAGTGCCTGCTTGGCGGGGGTGCGGACGCTGCGGACGAGCTTCCCGGCCACCGAGGGCGCGAGCACCGTCTCACCTCGGCTGGCCGCCCGCACGGCGTCGGCCAATTCCGCGGTGGAGGCGTCTTTCAGCAGATATCCGGACGCGCCCGCCTCGACCGCGCGCAAAATATCCGTATCCGTTTCGTAGGTAGTGAGCACCACCACTGCCGACCCGCCCTCGGCGACGATCTTCGCGGTCGCGCCCGCGCCGTCGAGACCCGGCATCCGCAGGTCCATCAGGATCACCTGCGGGCGCAGCGCGCGGGCCACGGCCACCGCTTCCTCACCCGATCCCGCCTCGCCGACGACGGTCAGGTCGGGCTCGGCTTCGAGCATCCCGCGCAGCCCAGCGCGCACGACGGGGTGGTCGTCGACCAGCAGCACCGTGATCATCCGAGCACCTCCACCGTCACCGTGGTCCCCGCGCCCGGCGCGGACCGAACCGTCACTGTCGCGGCCGCCTGCTCTGCCCGCGCGCGCATGCCGCGCAGCCCGAACCCGCCGGTCTGGGCGCCCGGATCGAAGCCCACACCGTCGTCGGTGACGCGCAAGGTGACTCCTTGGTCGGTCTGGGTGAGGCTGACGTCCACGGTGGACGCTGCCGCGTGCTTGCGGACGTTGGCCAGCGCCTCCTGCGCCGCGCGCAGCAGCAGGACTTCGACACCGGTCGGCAGCGGCGCGGCGCCCTCGGCGTGGAACCGCGCGTCGACCCCGGTCTCGGCGCGCAGCCGCTCGACCTGCCTGCCCAAGGCGTCGGCGAGCGACCCGCCGGACAGCGCGGAGGGCGCCAGAGCCGCGACCAGGGCGCGCGCCTCGGCGAGGTTCTCCCGCGCGGTCCGTGCCGCCAGGTCGAGCAGCCGCCGTGCCTTCTCGGACTCCACCTCGGACTCCGCGGCCTGCACCAGGGTGATGATGCTGGTGAAGCCCTGGGCGAGGGTGTCGTGGATCTCGCCGGCCAGCCGGGCCCGCTCGGCGTTCACCCCGGCTTCGTGGGACAGCCGGGACACCTCCGCGCGGCTGCTCTCCAACTTGGTGATCAGCACGGCGCGCTCCTCGCTCTGCCCCACGATACGGTGGATGTAGGTGCCGATGAGCAGGGAGAACGCCAGGCCGAAGAACGCCAGACCGAAGTCGTGCGCGTCGAAGGAAATGCCGGCGAAGACCGCCGAGAAGATCGGCGGCAGGACGTTGAACAGTGCGACGAGCGGCGCGGAGATTCGCAGCCGGAAGGTCATGAACACCATCGGGCAGATCATGAACAGCGCGTAGGTACTCGCAGGGGTGAACGCGACGGCGGTGAAGAACAGGGCCGCCAGCCCCGCGACGAACACCGTGCCGCGCGGGTTGTCGTCGGTGAGGATGACCCGGCGGCCGTACAGGGCGTACCAGGCGACGAGGGCGGTCAGGGCGATCAGACCCCCCGCCTGCCGGTCGGCGGGCTGGGTGCCGGTCACGACGATGACCACGACCGCGGCGTAGCCGATCGCGAAGTACACGTCCCAGATCCACCGCGACCGGTCCCAGACCTGGGTCATCCGGCTCGCCGCTCGCTCCACCGGAACGTCAGCAGGCACAGCACGAGACCGATCGCGCACCACGCGCCCAGGACCAGCGCTGTCATGCCGTGCTCCCATGAGCCCGCCACCTCCCCGACCATCATGCTGTCCGGCAGGAACACCGAGCGGAAGCCCTGGCCCATCCACTTGACCGGGAAGAACGACGCGACGGTCACCATCGGGCCGGGCAGCACCGAGATGTGCACGAAGATCCCGGAGATGAACTGCAGCGCGATCACCGGCAGGTTCAGCACCGCGGGCGCGCTCTTGCCGGACTTCGCGAGCGAACTGGCGGCGATGCCCAGCAGCGTGCAACTCAGGACAGACAGCGCGAGGAGCCAGGCCAGCGTCAGCCAGCGCGCCGGGTCGGTGGGCAACGACAGGTCAAAGAGCAGCACGCCGACAGCGAGCAGCAGGACCACCTCGGCCAGCGTCGCCACCGCGACCAGGACGATCTTGCCGACGAAGTACGCGGTAGCGGTGACCGGTGTGCCGCGCAGGCGTTTGAGCGTGCCGTCCTCGCGGTCGATCGCGATGCCGACGCCGGTGGTCAGGAAGGCCGTGGAGAGGATGCCGTAGGCGATCATGCTGGCGGCGAAGACCTGGCTCATCGGCACGGTCAGGCCCGGGTCGGTCTTGTTGAAGATCGAGCCGAGCAGGACCAGCAGGAAGGCGGGGAAGGCGAAGGTGAAGATCACGGCTTCCTTGGCGCGGA is drawn from Actinokineospora alba and contains these coding sequences:
- a CDS encoding sensor histidine kinase, whose protein sequence is MTQVWDRSRWIWDVYFAIGYAAVVVIVVTGTQPADRQAGGLIALTALVAWYALYGRRVILTDDNPRGTVFVAGLAALFFTAVAFTPASTYALFMICPMVFMTFRLRISAPLVALFNVLPPIFSAVFAGISFDAHDFGLAFFGLAFSLLIGTYIHRIVGQSEERAVLITKLESSRAEVSRLSHEAGVNAERARLAGEIHDTLAQGFTSIITLVQAAESEVESEKARRLLDLAARTARENLAEARALVAALAPSALSGGSLADALGRQVERLRAETGVDARFHAEGAAPLPTGVEVLLLRAAQEALANVRKHAAASTVDVSLTQTDQGVTLRVTDDGVGFDPGAQTGGFGLRGMRARAEQAAATVTVRSAPGAGTTVTVEVLG
- a CDS encoding ABC transporter permease: MSTGTLPGTAILGLSRGQAELRMFFRAKEAVIFTFAFPAFLLVLLGSIFNKTDPGLTVPMSQVFAASMIAYGILSTAFLTTGVGIAIDREDGTLKRLRGTPVTATAYFVGKIVLVAVATLAEVVLLLAVGVLLFDLSLPTDPARWLTLAWLLALSVLSCTLLGIAASSLAKSGKSAPAVLNLPVIALQFISGIFVHISVLPGPMVTVASFFPVKWMGQGFRSVFLPDSMMVGEVAGSWEHGMTALVLGAWCAIGLVLCLLTFRWSERRAG